From a single Gimesia fumaroli genomic region:
- a CDS encoding pyridoxal phosphate-dependent decarboxylase family protein yields the protein MTITDSEFAAAQARIQAAYDPDLLAAASLKFSELISAHAQSIQTEDSIVLNWHHPAENIELARQFLQTQDNTDSTPPTQQDTIQEFQQLVQLMLDRGHNLQNPRYIGHQVPASLPLAGLFDAITSVTNQVMAVYEIGPWATAVELALVEMVGKEIGFTPGEFSGLVTNGGSLANLTGLLAARNLACPEFWTEGSQAQFDSKPVILASSDAHYSVTRSAGILGIGADNIIKIPLDEQRKIQPAALEELILKCRKENQTIIAVVACACATPIGAFDPLNDIADLCEQYQLWLHVDAAHGGPTCFSQQHQHLTAGLHRADSVVFDAHKMMFMPALSAFLFFKNKAHQFSAFQQQAPYLFDPSAPEIAEYDLGLRTIECTKRANSYALWGIWSLFGKGLFADLVDITFETAQIFYSLLEQAADFEALHTPECNIVVFRYQTAWLQSLPLEQQNLFHFQLRRQLIESGEFYIVHSVLDGQAAFRITVMNPLTTKVHLLRLLETIRHKASALQHAFPATQQADPCEQT from the coding sequence ATGACCATCACAGATTCCGAATTCGCAGCAGCACAAGCCAGAATTCAAGCTGCCTATGATCCTGATTTACTGGCTGCTGCCAGCCTGAAGTTCTCCGAATTAATTTCGGCACACGCACAGTCAATTCAGACCGAGGACAGCATCGTCTTAAACTGGCATCATCCGGCCGAAAATATTGAATTAGCACGACAGTTTTTGCAGACTCAAGACAACACTGACTCAACTCCCCCCACTCAGCAAGACACGATTCAGGAATTCCAGCAACTCGTCCAGCTGATGCTGGATCGAGGCCACAACTTACAAAACCCGCGTTATATCGGTCATCAGGTCCCCGCTTCACTACCGCTGGCCGGCTTGTTTGACGCGATCACGTCAGTCACCAATCAGGTGATGGCCGTTTATGAAATCGGCCCCTGGGCTACCGCCGTTGAACTCGCTTTAGTCGAAATGGTCGGCAAAGAAATCGGTTTCACGCCGGGTGAATTTTCTGGCCTGGTCACAAACGGCGGTTCACTCGCCAATCTGACCGGACTGCTGGCTGCACGAAATTTAGCGTGTCCCGAATTCTGGACAGAAGGCTCACAGGCACAATTCGATTCAAAGCCTGTCATCCTGGCCTCCAGCGACGCGCATTACAGTGTGACGCGTTCAGCCGGCATTCTGGGAATTGGTGCAGACAACATCATCAAAATTCCTCTGGATGAACAGCGCAAAATACAACCGGCAGCTTTAGAAGAACTGATCTTGAAATGCCGGAAAGAAAATCAAACCATCATCGCGGTTGTCGCCTGTGCCTGTGCCACCCCGATCGGTGCCTTTGACCCCCTGAATGACATAGCCGACTTGTGTGAACAATACCAACTCTGGTTGCATGTCGATGCAGCACATGGGGGACCGACCTGTTTCTCTCAACAACACCAGCACCTCACAGCGGGTCTGCACCGCGCAGACAGTGTGGTCTTCGATGCACACAAAATGATGTTCATGCCGGCTTTGAGCGCGTTTCTGTTTTTCAAAAATAAGGCACACCAGTTCTCTGCCTTTCAGCAACAGGCGCCCTACCTGTTTGATCCCTCTGCACCGGAAATTGCAGAATACGATCTCGGCTTAAGAACCATTGAATGCACCAAACGTGCGAACAGCTACGCGCTTTGGGGAATCTGGTCTCTGTTTGGTAAAGGCCTGTTTGCGGATCTCGTAGATATTACATTCGAAACAGCCCAGATCTTTTATTCACTGCTCGAGCAGGCTGCTGACTTTGAAGCATTACACACCCCCGAGTGTAATATCGTCGTCTTTCGTTATCAGACAGCTTGGTTACAATCGCTGCCACTTGAACAGCAAAATCTGTTTCATTTCCAATTACGTAGACAACTGATTGAATCGGGTGAGTTTTATATCGTGCATTCCGTTCTGGACGGACAAGCCGCTTTTCGCATTACGGTGATGAATCCGCTCACTACCAAAGTGCATCTATTGCGGCTTCTGGAAACAATCCGCCACAAAGCCAGCGCACTGCAACACGCTTTTCCCGCGACTCAACAGGCAGATCCCTGCGAACAGACTTGA
- a CDS encoding DUF6798 domain-containing protein: MNPESTASRLTPQAILIITLIGGSFAADSFLRFPIPGTNEPHYLCKAKHYWNPQWCAGDFFLESSNAHAVFYQVVGLLPQRLSLRDTALLGRLAGFLLLAIGWFRLFQVLTPGRWSPLIAAWIYLGIAAIGNFSGEWIIGGIESKVFAYGFLFLSLANASEQRWNRSAIYAGLTISWHPVVGVWALLCSAFSLLCLWLLQRKSPTRVTLRDAISKAVPAAGLLILCALPGLIPAVNLLLHSDSRDNFAANYIQVFYRIKHHLDPMDFHTFGYLMYAGLLGLWFFLRRKQNTTFANRFFQCFILGTIGLACVGFLLGAGPRPASEMPFYAFRMSLLKFYPFRLFDALLPLAVTMALVNSVSQRFFETRQTDAASPSASHSSRKAVVAVLSLSIFTAVLYSAWVFPPIHKMSPAQRQDWIDACQWIKQNTPETTLFLTPARESDFKWYAQRPEYVTVKDCPQDAPGVVEWNRRLKYLRNWGQKYYNEGFDDRALEALKENTNITHLLVKRLGPFKTIKSVYQNQTYKIYELP, encoded by the coding sequence GTGAATCCTGAATCCACAGCTTCCAGATTGACACCGCAAGCCATTCTTATCATCACATTGATCGGCGGTTCTTTTGCCGCCGATTCGTTCTTGCGGTTCCCGATTCCCGGAACAAATGAACCACACTATCTCTGCAAAGCCAAACACTATTGGAATCCCCAGTGGTGCGCCGGAGATTTTTTTCTCGAATCGTCTAACGCACATGCCGTCTTTTATCAGGTCGTCGGCCTGCTTCCCCAACGACTGTCTCTGCGCGACACGGCACTGCTCGGCAGACTGGCTGGCTTTTTGCTATTGGCGATTGGCTGGTTTCGACTCTTTCAGGTTTTAACACCCGGCCGCTGGTCACCTTTAATTGCTGCCTGGATTTATCTGGGAATCGCAGCAATCGGCAACTTCTCGGGGGAATGGATCATTGGTGGCATTGAGTCCAAGGTATTTGCCTACGGCTTTCTCTTTTTATCTCTCGCCAACGCCAGTGAGCAACGCTGGAACCGCAGCGCCATCTATGCCGGGCTCACCATCAGCTGGCATCCCGTTGTCGGAGTCTGGGCGCTGTTATGTAGTGCCTTTTCACTTTTGTGTCTCTGGTTGTTACAAAGAAAATCCCCAACTCGGGTCACACTCCGAGATGCAATTTCAAAAGCTGTTCCTGCAGCGGGGCTCCTCATCCTCTGCGCACTCCCCGGTCTGATCCCTGCCGTCAATCTTCTGCTGCACAGTGATTCCCGCGACAATTTTGCAGCCAACTATATTCAGGTCTTTTACCGCATCAAGCATCACCTCGACCCGATGGATTTTCACACCTTCGGCTACCTGATGTATGCAGGACTTCTGGGGCTCTGGTTTTTCCTGAGACGAAAACAGAATACCACATTTGCCAATCGATTCTTCCAATGTTTTATCCTGGGAACGATTGGCTTGGCGTGCGTCGGCTTTTTGCTCGGAGCTGGACCTCGGCCCGCTTCAGAAATGCCCTTTTATGCATTTCGGATGTCGCTGTTAAAATTCTATCCGTTTCGTCTGTTCGACGCGTTGCTCCCACTGGCAGTCACGATGGCACTGGTCAATTCCGTTTCTCAACGATTCTTTGAAACCAGACAGACAGACGCAGCATCGCCGTCCGCTTCACACTCCTCGCGCAAAGCAGTGGTTGCTGTGCTGAGTCTGAGCATTTTTACAGCCGTCCTCTATTCGGCCTGGGTCTTCCCCCCCATCCACAAAATGTCTCCTGCGCAGCGTCAGGACTGGATCGACGCCTGCCAGTGGATCAAACAAAATACCCCCGAAACAACTCTGTTTCTGACACCGGCCAGGGAATCCGACTTCAAATGGTACGCCCAGCGTCCTGAATATGTGACCGTCAAAGACTGTCCTCAGGACGCCCCCGGCGTGGTAGAATGGAATCGTCGCCTGAAATACCTTCGAAATTGGGGCCAGAAGTATTATAATGAAGGCTTTGATGATCGGGCCCTGGAGGCTCTCAAAGAAAACACCAACATCACACACCTGCTGGTCAAACGACTCGGCCCTTTTAAAACCATCAAATCCGTTTATCAAAATCAAACCTATAAAATCTACGAACTTCCCTGA
- a CDS encoding outer membrane protein assembly factor BamB family protein, with protein sequence MHNLDKFIDHRVQKWFLSLLVGVASLLILPLPSAQTGQLDSQLSAQSPAVKPGDWPYFLGPLQTGISPETNLLDQFPEQGPPLLWEKKIGTGYSAPSILGNKLVIHHRPDGDRAGKEVIECVDASTGKELWKYEYASDFRDPYGYNNGPRCSPLLTDKHCYTFGAQGKLYCLNFKDGSLVWHIDCLKEFDVPPGFFGVGSTPILEGNKLIVMVGGKPNSGMVAFDALTGKKLWENVGKDVWDGASTGWERLPTYKWRSNNKISSYSSPLAVTIHGKRHLLCLMRQGLVSLNPEDGSVNFKYWFRSMINDSVNAARPVVVDDKIFLSAAYQVGSALLQVNPDGKSYQELWRNPTNMMTHWSTTIHHDGYLYGFSGRHERGATMRSVRLSDGKVMWETDGTAPVVGKVKRNALTGQFQWIDSGKTAPWPFYGRGSAILADNKFIVLGERGTLAIVKVDPEKFSEVCRTSFPQIKYPSWAAPVLANKKLYLRSESHLLCLDFEKKPAEK encoded by the coding sequence ATGCATAACTTAGACAAGTTCATTGATCACCGCGTTCAAAAATGGTTCCTGTCCCTGCTCGTGGGCGTAGCCTCACTGCTGATTCTACCATTACCGTCGGCGCAGACCGGTCAGCTCGATTCACAGCTCAGTGCGCAATCACCGGCTGTCAAACCGGGTGACTGGCCTTATTTCCTGGGGCCGCTCCAAACGGGAATTTCACCGGAAACCAATCTGCTCGACCAGTTTCCCGAACAGGGTCCTCCCCTGCTCTGGGAGAAAAAAATCGGAACCGGCTACAGTGCCCCTTCGATCCTGGGCAACAAACTGGTAATCCATCACCGTCCTGATGGCGACCGCGCAGGCAAAGAAGTTATCGAATGCGTGGATGCCAGTACGGGCAAAGAACTCTGGAAGTACGAATACGCGTCCGATTTCCGCGACCCTTACGGATACAATAACGGCCCGCGTTGCTCTCCCTTGCTGACTGACAAGCACTGTTACACTTTCGGCGCACAAGGCAAATTGTATTGTCTGAATTTCAAAGACGGTTCACTCGTCTGGCACATTGACTGCCTGAAAGAATTTGACGTCCCCCCCGGATTTTTCGGCGTGGGCTCAACTCCGATTCTGGAAGGAAACAAGCTGATCGTGATGGTCGGTGGCAAGCCCAATTCCGGTATGGTTGCCTTCGATGCACTCACCGGAAAAAAACTCTGGGAAAACGTCGGCAAGGATGTCTGGGACGGAGCTTCTACCGGCTGGGAGCGACTTCCCACTTATAAATGGCGCAGCAACAATAAAATTTCCAGCTATTCTTCCCCTCTCGCTGTCACCATTCACGGCAAACGACACCTGCTCTGCCTGATGCGTCAGGGACTGGTTTCCCTGAATCCCGAGGACGGTTCGGTCAATTTCAAATACTGGTTCCGTTCGATGATCAATGATTCCGTCAACGCCGCCCGCCCGGTTGTTGTCGACGATAAAATTTTTCTTTCCGCTGCCTACCAGGTGGGCTCAGCTTTGCTACAGGTCAACCCGGATGGCAAAAGCTATCAAGAACTCTGGCGTAATCCCACCAACATGATGACGCACTGGTCAACTACCATTCATCACGATGGATACCTTTACGGTTTCAGCGGCCGCCATGAACGCGGCGCAACGATGCGCAGCGTTCGGCTTTCAGATGGCAAAGTCATGTGGGAAACAGACGGCACCGCGCCCGTCGTCGGCAAGGTAAAACGCAACGCGTTAACGGGGCAGTTCCAATGGATTGACTCCGGCAAGACAGCCCCCTGGCCCTTTTACGGACGCGGTTCTGCGATTCTGGCGGACAACAAGTTCATCGTGCTCGGCGAGCGCGGGACTCTGGCGATTGTAAAAGTCGACCCCGAAAAATTCAGCGAAGTCTGCCGGACGTCGTTTCCGCAAATCAAATATCCATCCTGGGCCGCGCCGGTTCTCGCCAACAAAAAGCTGTATCTCCGCAGCGAATCCCACTTACTGTGTCTGGACTTTGAGAAGAAACCAGCTGAAAAATAA
- the murA gene encoding UDP-N-acetylglucosamine 1-carboxyvinyltransferase, producing the protein MDMFLVRGGEQLSGCVSVSGAKNSALPLMAAALACEGETVLHSIPNLVDVTTQSQVLGSLGMQVDRDESGTLRLKTVDETSCIADYDLVRRMRASVCVLGPLLAKRRMACVSLPGGCNIGDRPIDLHLKGLSALGAQIRVDRGYVIARADRLRGANIFLGGAFGSTVTGTCNVMIAAALAKGTTTIESAACEPEVVDVGNFLNAAGAQIEGLGTPFLTIEGVEQLNGIEHEVIPDRIEAATLMIAAAITGGDVRLNRVRPDHITAVIEKLREIGVTIQLEFPDQPAKKQSVFVRVTQPLKSVDCIALPYPGIPTDVQAQLMSLLACVPGISIVTDKVFPDRFMHASELARMGANIRRESASAILNGDSRLSGACVMASDLRASAALVLAGLAAEGETVIRRIYHLDRGYEKLEEKLIALGANVQRVKDEPKNMPDSLKLTDGESRPSYSELLDALTGPHWNQTTSDKLAQPPKPSDA; encoded by the coding sequence ATGGATATGTTTCTCGTTCGCGGAGGCGAGCAGCTTTCAGGTTGCGTTTCAGTCAGTGGTGCCAAGAACTCGGCGTTACCATTGATGGCGGCTGCTTTGGCCTGTGAAGGGGAAACCGTTCTGCATTCCATTCCCAATCTGGTGGATGTGACCACCCAGTCTCAAGTCCTTGGTTCGCTGGGTATGCAGGTGGACCGTGATGAATCAGGCACGCTGCGTTTGAAGACCGTTGATGAGACCTCCTGCATTGCCGACTATGATCTGGTGAGGCGGATGCGGGCCAGCGTGTGCGTGTTGGGTCCTTTGCTGGCGAAACGCCGAATGGCCTGCGTTTCGTTACCCGGTGGTTGTAACATTGGTGATCGACCGATTGACCTGCATCTGAAAGGACTGTCTGCGTTGGGCGCACAAATTCGTGTGGACCGCGGCTATGTCATCGCGCGGGCCGATCGCCTGCGGGGAGCCAATATTTTCCTGGGCGGCGCTTTTGGAAGTACCGTGACCGGGACGTGCAATGTGATGATTGCGGCGGCATTGGCAAAAGGGACAACAACGATCGAGTCAGCCGCCTGTGAACCGGAAGTCGTGGACGTGGGTAATTTTCTCAACGCCGCGGGAGCGCAGATTGAAGGACTGGGGACTCCGTTCCTGACCATCGAAGGCGTGGAGCAACTCAATGGTATCGAACATGAAGTGATTCCCGATCGCATTGAAGCGGCGACGTTGATGATTGCTGCGGCAATTACCGGCGGTGACGTTCGATTAAACCGGGTACGTCCCGATCATATTACTGCGGTGATTGAAAAACTGCGGGAAATTGGAGTGACGATCCAACTGGAGTTTCCCGATCAGCCGGCGAAAAAGCAATCCGTTTTTGTTCGTGTCACACAGCCTCTCAAGTCAGTCGATTGTATTGCGCTGCCGTATCCCGGGATTCCCACTGATGTGCAGGCGCAGTTGATGTCGCTGTTGGCGTGTGTTCCCGGAATCAGCATTGTAACCGATAAAGTATTCCCGGATCGGTTTATGCACGCTTCGGAATTAGCGCGAATGGGAGCCAACATTCGCCGTGAATCGGCCAGCGCGATTCTGAATGGCGACTCGCGTTTAAGCGGCGCCTGTGTGATGGCGTCTGATTTAAGAGCGAGTGCTGCTTTAGTCTTAGCAGGGTTGGCGGCGGAAGGGGAAACCGTGATTCGCCGGATTTATCATCTGGATCGTGGTTATGAAAAGCTGGAAGAAAAGCTGATCGCACTTGGCGCTAACGTGCAGCGCGTGAAAGACGAACCGAAGAATATGCCGGACAGTCTGAAACTGACCGATGGCGAAAGCCGACCCAGCTATTCAGAACTGCTGGATGCATTAACGGGGCCGCACTGGAATCAGACTACGAGTGACAAACTGGCGCAGCCGCCGAAACCGTCCGACGCGTAA
- the prmC gene encoding peptide chain release factor N(5)-glutamine methyltransferase, translating into MKDNPPSSEHTSETAAEPWTVRRILDWTTAHLTKHGSDSPRLDAEVLLAFARKCERIRLYTNYEDEVSEQERGLMRELVQRRAKSEPVAYLVGNREFFGLDFYVDSHVLVPRPDTETLVMELVDAAQQLPAPSILDLCTGSGCIAIAAAANCAKASFLATDISERALEIAQKNAETNALSEKIQFLLSDCFAKITEGTVFDIIVSNPPYIPDAEIETLDADVKQHEPRLALAGGADGLDFYRKIIDEAPQFLKDGGLLMLEFSPEQEASLKALFEASGKYENVRVKADLAGRARVIISEKLPILK; encoded by the coding sequence GTGAAAGATAATCCACCCTCATCGGAGCACACTTCAGAGACTGCAGCAGAGCCGTGGACCGTGCGTCGTATCCTGGACTGGACGACGGCACATCTGACAAAACATGGAAGTGATTCTCCCCGCCTGGATGCCGAAGTGCTGTTAGCGTTCGCCCGGAAATGTGAGCGGATTCGTCTTTATACCAACTATGAAGATGAAGTTTCTGAACAGGAACGCGGCTTGATGCGGGAACTGGTTCAACGACGTGCCAAATCAGAACCGGTGGCGTATCTTGTGGGCAATCGCGAATTCTTCGGGCTGGATTTTTATGTCGACTCCCATGTCCTGGTGCCACGTCCGGATACCGAAACGCTGGTGATGGAACTGGTGGATGCCGCACAACAGCTTCCAGCACCTTCGATTCTCGATCTCTGTACGGGTAGCGGCTGCATTGCTATCGCGGCGGCTGCGAATTGTGCGAAAGCTTCTTTTCTGGCGACGGATATCAGCGAACGTGCGTTGGAGATCGCCCAGAAAAATGCTGAGACCAATGCGCTGTCAGAAAAGATTCAGTTCCTGCTAAGTGACTGTTTTGCCAAGATCACGGAAGGAACAGTGTTTGATATTATCGTCAGCAATCCGCCTTATATTCCCGACGCCGAAATTGAAACTTTGGACGCGGATGTCAAACAGCACGAACCACGGCTGGCATTAGCGGGGGGGGCGGATGGATTGGACTTTTACCGCAAAATTATTGATGAAGCTCCACAGTTTTTAAAAGATGGTGGTCTTTTAATGCTGGAATTCTCTCCCGAGCAGGAAGCATCGTTGAAAGCACTGTTCGAAGCTTCAGGGAAATACGAGAATGTGCGTGTCAAAGCAGATCTGGCTGGCCGGGCGCGGGTAATCATCAGCGAGAAATTGCCTATCTTAAAATAA
- the prfA gene encoding peptide chain release factor 1, with protein MKFPTLQAKLERFEELEKQLQDPEVLTNNAKLVEVQREYGGLSKVAQEVRVFNTRAEDIEVAREMLEEETDPDAKAYAQKELDELCEEHEKHTRDLEDLVVAGDSITRGGLIMEIRAGAGGDEAALFARELFDMYQHYVEAQKGWKTEVLNLNATELGGIKEVTFSISGEGAFHRLQFESGGHRVQRVPETETQGRVHTSAATVAVLPEASEIEVDIKPDDIRLDTFHASGPGGQKVNKTESAVRITHLPTGTVVQCQDEKSQHKNKAKAMRVLRSRVLEQMQQQAADERADQRRTLIGSGDRSQRIRTYNFPQGRVTDHRINLSLYKIDQIMQGDLDELVEALLQFDREERLLGDGANN; from the coding sequence ATGAAATTTCCCACCCTGCAGGCAAAACTGGAACGATTTGAGGAGCTGGAAAAACAGCTTCAGGATCCAGAAGTTCTGACTAACAATGCCAAGCTCGTTGAAGTGCAACGCGAGTACGGTGGTCTCTCTAAAGTGGCTCAAGAAGTTCGCGTATTCAATACCCGTGCCGAGGATATTGAAGTCGCGCGTGAGATGCTGGAGGAAGAGACCGATCCTGATGCCAAAGCCTACGCGCAGAAGGAACTCGACGAGCTGTGCGAAGAGCACGAGAAACACACCAGAGACCTGGAAGATCTGGTCGTTGCCGGCGATTCGATCACGCGGGGTGGTCTGATCATGGAAATTCGCGCGGGAGCGGGGGGCGATGAAGCCGCCTTGTTCGCCCGTGAATTGTTCGATATGTATCAGCATTACGTTGAAGCCCAAAAGGGCTGGAAAACTGAAGTGTTGAACCTGAATGCGACAGAGCTGGGGGGCATCAAAGAAGTCACGTTTTCCATCTCCGGTGAAGGCGCATTTCACCGTTTGCAGTTTGAAAGCGGTGGACATCGGGTACAGCGTGTTCCCGAAACTGAAACGCAGGGCCGCGTGCATACGAGTGCCGCGACCGTCGCCGTACTGCCGGAAGCGAGCGAAATTGAAGTCGATATCAAACCGGACGACATTCGCCTCGATACGTTTCATGCCAGCGGTCCCGGCGGTCAGAAAGTGAACAAGACGGAAAGTGCCGTGCGGATCACTCACTTGCCGACGGGCACGGTTGTGCAATGTCAGGATGAAAAAAGTCAACACAAGAACAAGGCCAAAGCGATGCGCGTGCTGCGTAGTCGTGTATTGGAACAAATGCAGCAGCAGGCAGCAGACGAACGGGCCGATCAGCGTCGGACTCTGATTGGTTCCGGGGACCGCAGCCAGCGAATTCGAACTTATAACTTTCCACAAGGTCGTGTGACTGACCACCGCATCAACCTTTCACTTTATAAAATCGATCAGATCATGCAGGGCGACCTGGATGAACTGGTTGAAGCCCTGTTACAGTTTGACCGTGAAGAACGACTGCTCGGCGATGGCGCTAATAACTAA
- a CDS encoding type B 50S ribosomal protein L31, whose protein sequence is MKKDIHPDYHPVVFKDTSTGDSFLIQSTATSKATVEWEDGNTYPLVSVEISSKSHPYYTGKMKFVDSAGRVEKFQKKYNWDKRNAEAEDAKKEDA, encoded by the coding sequence ATGAAAAAAGACATTCATCCAGATTATCATCCTGTCGTATTTAAGGATACTTCGACAGGTGATTCGTTTCTCATTCAGTCAACGGCGACTTCCAAAGCAACAGTCGAGTGGGAAGATGGCAACACTTACCCATTGGTATCTGTGGAAATCAGTTCCAAATCGCATCCTTACTACACCGGTAAGATGAAGTTTGTTGACAGTGCCGGTCGGGTTGAAAAGTTCCAGAAGAAATACAACTGGGACAAGCGCAACGCCGAAGCAGAGGATGCCAAGAAAGAAGACGCTTAG
- the ilvD gene encoding dihydroxy-acid dehydratase, translating to MEQALNWNSLNLTHGWQRGVTAFYYGLGFSDEDFDKAQIGIGVPLLDGNLCNVHAYELAKEIAEGCKSAEMIGLPFGVPAVSDNITQGQEGGNASLPSRNMIANAAECVVSAHSYDALIGLHNCDKNGPGFAMALARLNYPGLVVSGGSIMPGCHKGQDISILDVYDSQAAAAVGAMEETEAEQILKTACPGPGGCGIAASFNTWGIALEAIGLMLPYSSSTPAIDSAKKTECLNVASAVKNLLKQNIRPRDILTRKAFENAAATIAAAGGSTNGVLHLLALAREAGVDFQLQDIQEILRKTPVLCSFAPRGKKTMVDLHHLGGTPMLLKHLLKAGIIDGSCLTVTGKTMAENLAEVGDVPADQDLIAPLDQPYKEYADMQICFGNLAPGGIVFKVSSMQESHFTGTACCFDDAKAVADAVEAGKIKAGNIIVLRNLGPVASGMPEVLVATAALAVPELDGKVAFISDTRVSGVSHGAIGVHCSPEAVVGGPIGLVQDGDQISFDLLKGIIQLDISDQDLEQRRANWTPNQVQHTRGYLADFSATVSQAHHGCVSKALLPSCD from the coding sequence ATGGAACAGGCACTGAATTGGAACAGTCTAAACTTGACGCACGGTTGGCAGCGGGGAGTGACCGCCTTTTATTACGGTCTCGGCTTTTCTGATGAGGATTTTGACAAGGCCCAGATCGGAATCGGCGTCCCTTTGCTCGACGGGAATCTGTGCAATGTCCATGCTTATGAACTGGCTAAGGAAATTGCCGAGGGATGCAAATCGGCCGAGATGATCGGACTCCCCTTTGGTGTTCCCGCAGTCAGCGATAATATCACACAAGGCCAGGAAGGGGGAAATGCCAGCCTCCCCTCACGTAATATGATCGCCAATGCGGCAGAATGTGTCGTTAGTGCACACTCCTACGATGCGTTGATCGGGCTGCATAACTGCGACAAAAACGGTCCCGGCTTTGCGATGGCACTGGCACGATTGAATTACCCTGGCTTAGTCGTCAGCGGCGGAAGCATTATGCCTGGTTGCCATAAAGGTCAGGATATTTCCATTCTGGACGTCTACGATTCGCAGGCGGCCGCCGCCGTTGGTGCCATGGAAGAAACAGAAGCAGAACAGATTCTCAAGACCGCGTGTCCCGGGCCCGGCGGATGTGGCATTGCCGCGTCCTTCAACACCTGGGGCATCGCACTCGAAGCGATCGGCCTGATGCTTCCCTACAGCAGTTCCACCCCCGCCATCGACAGTGCTAAAAAAACAGAGTGTCTGAATGTGGCGTCCGCGGTAAAAAATCTGCTCAAACAGAATATTCGCCCGCGCGACATTCTAACCAGAAAAGCATTCGAGAACGCCGCCGCCACAATCGCCGCCGCCGGTGGTTCCACGAACGGCGTGCTGCATCTCCTTGCACTCGCACGAGAAGCGGGAGTCGATTTTCAGTTACAGGACATTCAGGAAATCCTCAGAAAAACGCCTGTCCTGTGCAGCTTTGCCCCACGCGGTAAAAAAACAATGGTCGACCTGCATCATCTGGGGGGAACTCCCATGCTGCTGAAGCATCTGCTCAAAGCAGGCATTATTGACGGCAGTTGCTTAACCGTCACCGGGAAAACCATGGCGGAAAACCTGGCAGAAGTGGGAGACGTCCCCGCCGATCAGGATCTGATCGCACCGCTGGACCAACCTTATAAAGAGTACGCTGATATGCAAATCTGCTTCGGGAACCTCGCTCCCGGCGGAATCGTCTTCAAAGTCTCCAGCATGCAGGAATCACATTTCACCGGTACCGCCTGCTGTTTTGATGATGCCAAAGCAGTCGCCGATGCGGTCGAAGCCGGCAAAATCAAAGCAGGCAATATCATTGTGTTACGAAATCTGGGCCCCGTCGCTTCGGGAATGCCGGAAGTCCTCGTCGCAACCGCTGCGCTCGCCGTGCCGGAGCTGGACGGAAAAGTCGCCTTCATATCAGACACACGTGTTTCGGGGGTCTCACACGGTGCGATCGGCGTACATTGTTCTCCCGAAGCCGTTGTCGGTGGCCCGATTGGTCTGGTTCAGGACGGAGATCAGATTTCGTTTGATCTGCTCAAGGGAATCATCCAACTCGATATCAGCGATCAGGATTTAGAACAACGCCGCGCCAACTGGACCCCGAATCAGGTTCAACATACACGCGGGTACCTGGCTGACTTTTCAGCCACTGTATCACAAGCGCATCATGGTTGCGTGAGTAAAGCACTGCTCCCCTCATGCGACTGA